In Delphinus delphis chromosome X, mDelDel1.2, whole genome shotgun sequence, the DNA window gtggcttccaagttttggtaattatgaataaagctgctgtaaacattcacgtgcaggtttctgtgtggacataactTTTCAACTCATTTTAATAACAAGGAGTGtagttgctggattgtatggtgaGACTATGTTTAGAACTgtcagactgtcttccaaagcatctgtcccattttgcattcctaccagcaactGGTGCTGTCAGCGTTTTGGGTTTTAATCATTCTAATAATTGTGCAGTGGCATCTTGTTGttttaatgacatatgatgtggaacgtgtcttcatatgcttatttgccatataTATGCCTTCTTTGATGAGGTTTCTATTCATATATTTGGCCCATTTTataatttggttgtttgttttcttactgttgaattttaagagttctttgcatgttttgaatacaagtcctttatctaatatgtgttttgaaaatatttccttctagtctgtggcttatctttacATTCTCAACGGtgccttttgcagagcagaatttttaattttaatgaaatccaactTATCAGCTTTTTCCTTCTTAGACTATACTTTTGCTGTTACATCTAAAAAGTTATCATCGGGGCATCAGACAGATTCAGGTTAGGATCCAACTACCCACTCATTTGCTATGctttatgactttgggcaagtctccAGAAACCTTCGTTTCCACAAATGTAAAGTGAGATGATACTTGTTCAAgccaagatgaaataaaatgataaaaagccCTAAAAgagcaaaaagtaaaattaagaaagaaataaaagtcatcaccAAAGCAAAGTTtacctatgttatcttctagaagttttatagtttgtgTTTGACATTTACGTCTATGTTCCATTTCTAATTAAATTTTGTAACAGGTATAATGTCTTGGTACAGATTCATTGTTTTGCATGCGGTTGTCCAGttattctagcaccatttgttgaaaagattatttgtTATCCATTTAATTGCCTTTGCAGCTTTGTCAAACattagttgactatatttgtgtgggtctgttttggggttctctattctattccattaatctatttgtttattctttcacgaATAGCACACCGTGTTGATCAGTATAGCTTTAAAGTAAGTATTGAAGTTGGGGAACTATGAAAAACCACAGTTAACAAATTTAttggtaaaagactgaatgttttccctctaagatcaggaaaaagaatgtctgttctcactacttctattcaacatcgTATTGGAGGTTCTAGACAGGGTAATTagacaagaaataaagaagaaatccagattgaaagaagttaaaactatatatattcacagatgacatgatcttgtatatagaaaattctaagaaatcCATACAAACTATTacagctaataaatgagtttagtaAGGTTGCAGAGTACTACTAGttcagtatacaaaaataaattgtatttctatatactagcaattaATGGcctgaaaaatttagaaaaaatcctttaataataacatcaaaaagaatttgaaaactaAGGAATGGATTTAAAGTGTAAGACATATACTGAAAAATGACAAAactgttgaaaaaattaaagatgtcctaaataaatggaaagacatctcattTTTACAGATCAGGAGGTAATAatattaagatggcaatactccccaaacttatatatagattcatttcaGTCCGTAATCAAAGAAACTCAGCTggtatttttttagaaattgaaaagctgattctaaaattcatatggaaatacaagTGACCCAGAATAGCCTaaacaatcttgggaaagaaggaaacattTGGAGGAATcacatttcccaatttcaaaacttacacaaagctacagttatcaagacagtgcTGTCTTGGCataacagacatatggatcaatgaaacaaaactgagagtctagaaataaactctGATGGTCAATTTTCATCAAGAGTGCCAAGATAATtcgatggggaaaaaaattagtcttttcaacaaatggtgctctGAGTATTGGACATCAACATGCAAATTAATGAAGTTAGACCTTTACCTCAcataatatgcaaaaattaactacaatggattaaacacttaaacGTTAcagcaaaaactataaaacactcagAAGAAGACATAGGTGTAAAGTCTCATGATCTTAAATTATTCAATGATTTTTTAGATGACACCACAAGCGTaagaacaaaagataaaaacagataaattggatttcttccaaattaaaaacttctgtgtttcagaggacaccatcaagaaagttaaaagacaatccacagaatcagagaaaatatttgcaaatcatacatctgataagagaCTAacatccagaacatataaagaacttttacaactcaacaatatgagaaaacccaattaaaaattgggcaaatgACTTGAATGGACATTTATCTTAAGAAGATATGCAAgttgcaaataagcacatgaaaagatgctcaacatcattagtcattagggaaattcaaTCAAAACCACAGCAAAATACCACTTTACCTCCACTAgtatggctaaaataaaaaaggcagacaaaagaagtgttggtgaggatgtagagaaattgaaaccctcagACATTTCTGGATTGTaagatggtacagccactttggaaaacagtttaacagtccctcaaaatgttaaacatggaCATACCATGATTCAGACTTAACACTCCTAAGTATATATGCCAGAggattgaaaatatatgtccacacaaaaacttccACATGAACATTCTtgtcagcattattcataatagctggagtagaaacaactcaagtgcccatcaattgatgaatggataaataaaatgtgttatactACAATGGAActttatacaggaaaaaaaaaggaatgaacaacacagatgaaccttgaaagcataaTCCTTATTTGAAGACAGTCACAAAAAGCTAAATATTGCATGATTTGACTTGTATGAATATCCATaatctacagaaaaagaaaatggattaattgttgccaggggctggggtcagTGAAATGGAGATTAACTGCTGCTAACGGGCATGGGGTTTCTCTTTACGGTGAAATCAGTTGTAGTGTTTTTTGCACAaatctgaatatactaaaaaccactgaattgaacACTTAAAAACGGTGGCTTCTATAGTatacaaattatatctcaataaaccattctttttttaagtggGGCTAATAGCTCCTGCTTTATAGTGCTGTTGGGAGCATTAACTGATGTTTGAAAACTTGCAAAATTAGGCACCCAAATATTTGGTGAAACTGAAGATAAATTTCACCTGCTTCCTAACTTTGCCCAGAATTGGACAAAATATACTACCTAGGTAAATGTAACAGAGCTCCAGGGTCAGAAGAAAGCTTAATCACCTGATCCTTTTGCACTGACACATTGAATGGAGTTCTGGCCTCTTCACTGGGGGAGCTGGGACAAGGTGGACTCTGCTCTGTGCTTTCCCTTTCTGGACCAAGTAACTATTTCTCCCCACCCACCTGGGAAGAATCCCATACACATACAGTCCTTCACTAGCAAGCATGCCTCCATCCTCCCAGAGAAAGATTTGAGGTACAGATCTCTCACTTTGGACTTGAGAAAAAGTGCTCAGCTGaaagaaatgtttcaaaagaaaagaatccgTAACATCAGCCACAACTGATTCTGTCCTGCCAGTGTTTTCTTTGGGTATTCTGACAAGTCAGGGCTTAATGGATAAGGGGACCAATTAACCCTGAGCCCTCCATAAACAGATTAAGTTTCAGACATATTCAGGACTCAAGGGTAGGAGACCATGATTTCCTGAAAATTCCAAAGAACACTGAGATGCTGAATTCAGAATCTGGTCTGGTGACCAAGGTCTGTTTTCAGGCCTGTTAGGTATTCGTGCCTACCCCAGCTAGGCTGGGGAAATGACTGGCCTGGAAGCCCATATTTACATTCCCATTTTAACTCCCAACATATATAACAATTCCATGAACTGCCTTACTCAAGAACACAGCTGTCACATTCTATTGTAACCTGAATCACGATTTTGAAATAATGGGGCACAAGAATTCATCTTACTTTATATACAAAGTATATCTTGTATTGCATTTATTCCAATGGAAAATGAGATGTGAACATTGAAATAGTCCATGTTAGGAAGGATGCGTCCCTCACAAAAAAAATAGTGTGACTGTCCTATGTTTGTATCCAtcaaggacctactatgtgccaggctccaaTAATATGGAAATGGATAAAACACAGTTGAAACTCTCAAAATGAGCTCCATCTTTTGGCAACAAAGACAGTTACACTAGAGTgtgttaaaggaaaacaaataatgcTGTGAGCACAGAGAGGGAGATCCTACCTGAGTCTGGGGTATTATTGGGGCGTTGAGATGAAGAGAAATGCCTGAGCCCATTCCTAAAGATACAGTAAAGAAGACAGATGGACAAAAGGATGCTAAGGAATAGCTCCTCAGGCAGTAgaataaaatttgtatatttatagaCATGTAAGATGTTTAGCTTAGCTGGAACCAATTTAAGGGGGTGGTAAAAATGAGTTAATCTACAATGGATAGGGGATAAAGAGATAGGGATTTACATTTGGCAAATATATGAAGCCACCCTAAATCAGTACCATTCCACTGATAATTACCATAAGACAAGTCAAGGAACAGTTGGGCAGGGGAAATGCCTTACTGGGCTTCCTCAGAGGGGCCCTTTGGTGAGGGCTGATTGCTAGCAGTGCTGCCTTAAGAGAGAACTTCATTGGAGCCTCCAGCCTCACCCTGGGGGATTAGGGTTGAGTTCCTGGCCATAGCTAAAgggaacaaatgaaataaatcccTTCCACCCACTCTCTCCGAATCCCCAAAACATTCAAGATTTTctttaacaacaacaaatgaTTTATTTGCAACACAGCCCAGTCCCCATCATTTCAATACAGCACAGGAGTAGGAAAGAGTCACACTGCAAGCATCATTTAGTTCAAGGCAGAGTTCCATGGCTCCCAATACAGCAAGCCCGTCTCCCCCAGAGACCCATGCCCGGAGCCCAGCTGAACACACGAACAGGCAAGCTCAGAATGAAGTCGGCCCCAGGCCTCATCACATTTCACCCTTCCCCCACAGCCCTTTTAAGCTTCCTAACTGCAGCCTTCTACCCCCTCCACTTCTAACCAGGCCAAGTCCCAGCCTCCTAGCCACCAGGGAGCTTTCTTTGTGGGATCATTATCAGGGGTTTAAGGGTTacctaaaatgagaaaataccctGTGAAATCTATTGTTCCATAGAAAGTTTAAAACGACTCCCCCATACATAATCCTAATCAGCAATGACAGCTCTTTATCTCTTCACTATAGACACAGGCGATTTTGAAGTGATTGTCATCTCAGCTCCATACACATTTCCCTACTGGCCTTATTAAAGACTGCTCTCCTCACCCTAGGGTGTAAAGGAAACCCAGGTATTTCCCCCAGGTTCAGAGCCTGAGAGGAAAAGCCCTGATGGCTTAGAAAAAGATTCCCTTCCTTCTGTTGCCCTCAAAAGATTTTTATGGAGATTATTGCCTAAAAGTTTTCTAGTCCATCTGAGAAATGGTTTTAGATTTAGAGGGAAATCCAAATACAGAAGCAGGCAGTCTTTCCGATATGGTACTAGTTTCTAGGATTCAGAAGGCAAGGAAGAGGAGTATAAAATCTCAAGTTGCTTTCTTCACCCCAAATCTTCTAGATCCTCAGAAGATGGACTCTAGGACGATTCTACCTTTCCCAGGACTTGACGGTACAATTCCTAAAGTTCTACAATCATGGACTGGTGACGTTTGACAAAGtcacaataaagaaaagacaagaaaatagaGAGGGCCTCTCCAAAGGAAGATCTTAAACATTAAGGGCTCTGACTAATGGTCAAAACATACTGATGTTTGATATCAGaactatttttataaagtaaagtAGGGGAAGAGACTTAAGTAACAACACTGAAGGCAAGGAATAGAACCTATAGATTGGGTAGAGCATCACTTGCAGCTTTAACATTaatattagtttattttaaacCCTTTTCTAATTTCTCAGGCAAACCTGAGCTAGCTGTACTTTTGCTATCACCTGCACGTGCAGGACTGGGCAATCATATCCTCATATTCCTTGTACAGGATACTCCCATTTGCTTCAATCAGAAGAATGCTAATGGGAACATACTTATAAGGGACACAGGAGGGCTGAGGGATGCTCTGGTCCACCAGCTCATTGACAAGGTTCTGGATGATCGCATGATTGGGAGAATTGAGACCATAGTGTAGTACCCGAGGGCAGACTCCCTTACAATAGTTTGGAGTATAGAGATGGGGAGCAATGATCCAGTGATCCCAGCCCAGCTGCTGGAAGCTGACTTGGAAAGGGTGGAGGGAACACTGGTTACTTTCAGGCCCATCACGCTCCCTGGAGGGGCCAGGAACCTCAGATGCGATACTGCCTGCTTGACGAGCCCTCCGCAAGAGAAGAGAAGGATCTATTTCCGTAAACTCTTCCAGGCCTCTTGGGAGAAGTTTGGCCTTCTGAACACTCTGAGTGTCATTGAAATAGAGTAACAAGAAAGCAGTGTCCAAGGATGAAGTGCCATGCCACCGGAACTCAAGAACCTCACTACCTCTTGGCCGCTGACACAGGAAGCGGAGTCGTAGAACCCTGTGCCCCTTGTGATTCCAGAGATTTTGCCCAACATGTTGCGTGATATCCATCTCTGTCCAAGCTTCGGGCAGTAGGGAAGGCTTTGAGGAGCCACTTCCTGAAGAAGGAAAGTGATCGGTTGGGCTTTTCTGGACCCAGGGCTCCACATGGCAGGAGAGGTGGGAGTGAGCTAGGTGAAGTTGATGGCGGTAAACCACAGTGGCTCTGACTAGTTGGTATGCTACCCAGTTTGGTCTCAGAGGAAAGTCCAGGGTCTGTTTGTGCCAGGGGCCTGCATCAGTAAGAGGGAACAAGAGCAGAGCATTAGCTTCTTACCTCCTAGCCTGAGTCTCGCTCAAAAACCTGCTCAATGCAAACTGACAAGCAGCCCTAAAATGAATTCAAGAtcataataatagctatcatctattgagcacttactaatgTATTAGATGCTTTACATACGTTAACTCTTGAATCTGCAAGAGCCTTATGAGAtagttattttccccattttgtagacaaggaaattgaagctcagagaagctaTGCCAGAGGACGCACAGCCAGTGTGTTAGAATAAAGATTTGAGCCCGAGTATTTTTCCCTTAAGACAAATTGTGTCTAACTTTTAGATCACTCACAGCACCAGGCTGAGAAAAACACCTCAAATGCagaattgtgtatatatattgtatgtatTATTAGCTGACTATTAAAGGTGACCAATAAGGAGGGTTATTGAGACATACATGAATAACAAATCCTCATGCTATATCACTATACAGATGCAGCTTTAGGGTGACAGTCCAATACTGGGGGCTATGGTCTGCCATCACTTCAAATCCGGGGCTGAGATGGCACAAAATAATTTTGTCTATCTACTCCTAGTGGGGGCAGGTATTTACCATTTCTGCCTTCTATTTGAATTTCTTCTTGAGCAGCTATTCCCTTCTTGGGCCATTTCCCCCTTAACCCTCAGTCTCTCCCTTTTCCATTCCTTACTGGAAATGATTCTTCATTTACCCCATTCATTGTAAATACCATTTTCAACAAGGCCCTGTTCATGTAAATATTTCGTTAGCTAAGAAGTCTACTTAGAAGCTATATGCCTTAGTGATTAAGAGTTTTAATCTAAACTGTGATGCTGACACCCAGTGGCCAAAGTGTTGGAAAGCTGGGCTTGCAGTGCTCTGACCTTCTGCGCCCTCTCCTGGCAAATGTCAAGAGCAACAATTACAAAAACCACGCACAGCAAGAAAAAGCCTGTCATCTTCACACATCAGTAAACATTCCCATGTTAATTTACATATTATTCACCTAACCTTCCTTCTCCACTGAATCCAGGAGCCTGGAATTCTTCAGTAGGCCTGGGACGCTCAATATAGAAACTCTTTAATGTTTTGATgcatcaggattttttttaatattatgtatctaagtttcaggtgtaaagcatcATAATTCAACATCTGTGTACACTACAGTGTTATCACAATCACAAGCCTAGTTACCATCATCTGTTACCACACAGTTGactcccttcacctatttcacccactcaccccccaccccctttccctggtggtaaccactaatctaatCTCTCTAcctgagtttgtttttattttttgttgttcatttgttttgtttttttatattccacatatgagtgaaatcacacatcaggattttttttttaagttcatgttCCAACTCATGCTTAATACACCCTTAAGTTTGGGGCACTTAGATATCATTCAGACAAGGCCCAAGCCAGG includes these proteins:
- the BMP15 gene encoding bone morphogenetic protein 15; translated protein: MVLLSILRILLWGLVFFMEHVVQMTQVGQPSVALLPEAPTLPLIRELLEEAPGKQQRKPRVLGPPLRYMLELYQHSADESGHPRENRTIGATMVRLVRPLGNVARPLRGPWHKQTLDFPLRPNWVAYQLVRATVVYRHQLHLAHSHLSCHVEPWVQKSPTDHFPSSGSGSSKPSLLPEAWTEMDITQHVGQNLWNHKGHRVLRLRFLCQRPRGSEVLEFRWHGTSSLDTAFLLLYFNDTQSVQKAKLLPRGLEEFTEIDPSLLLRRARQAGSIASEVPGPSRERDGPESNQCSLHPFQVSFQQLGWDHWIIAPHLYTPNYCKGVCPRVLHYGLNSPNHAIIQNLVNELVDQSIPQPSCVPYKYVPISILLIEANGSILYKEYEDMIAQSCTCR